The following DNA comes from Quercus robur chromosome 1, dhQueRobu3.1, whole genome shotgun sequence.
GAAACATTTCCATGTATTACAAACACTAGGTTGTTCTTTCCCATTTCAAAATAAACTTTTGTTCAAATTAGCTCTACCAATAATCATAACTCTCACCCATTCTAGGGAATTTACTACAAATACATCAGTGCATATCAAATTTATGTCATGCACATTCAATAAAATTCCAAGCACACCCCAACCATAAACGTTTTGCTCAATGAAACAGATCAATAGACAAATCAAAGAGTGGGGTGGGGAGGAGGCATCAAAACAACTATTATTAGTCATAATAGTGAGAATTAAGCCTAATCATAAGCTAGTaaccaacatttcaaaattctACAAAGAAGTTGTATATTGCTCATAAGAAACTCAACACCTAACATCTAAATCCAAAACAACCAAGTAGTAACTACATCCAAACTTTACAAGACGCATTTAGCAGAAAACTTTTTCCTCAAGCATAAGACATGAAAATTTGAAGCAATATGCACTACTCTCCATCAGATATTTCTTCAACTTCCTTCTCTGAACCTCCATTAccctaaaaaattacaaagaaaccACAATGTatcaaaagaaaaccaaaataattaGCCAAAGAAcccaaaattaaattaagaacAATATAAACAtgtaaaaataagtaaaaaccggacacacacacacacagagctaaagaagaaaatatcttacatcttcatcttcttcagcattgTTAGCCTCCAATTTGGCCTTGCCATACTCTGCCTTCAACTCAGCAGCCTTATCCATATAAGGCTTCTTCTCCTAAAAACCAAAAGGGCCCAGTAAGAAAAAATTCATGAAACCACATCCAAAATAACCCAGCAACCTTCAAAACAAGAGCAATTTAAGAAACTTACTTCATCAGTCATAGATTTCCACTTCTCACCACCCTCCTTTGCTACCTACAATTCATTGTAAGTCAAACAAGAAGATTAGAACAAGCTGTCCAAAGTTTAATCacctaacaaaaaataaaaaataaagagcaaGGGTAGTAATTAATAAATACTTGTACCTCTTTACCACCCTTAGAATCgggattttcttctttataagTCTTCCTAAAGTCATCCCTGACACAAATTGAAAACATTTCAGCACACACACACGTAGAAAGATAATCCAAACGtgcaagagagagagtgagagatagtATACATGAAGAGAAAGAAGGCAGTTTGTGGGCGCTTGGGGGCATTTGGATCCTTAGACTTCTTGTCagtttttgctttctttgccTTTGGCTCTGTTGAACTTGATTTCTTCCtgccaaaccaaaaaaaaaaaaaaaaaagtgttatacCCAGAAATGATTGCATTGACAGAGaaagggaagagaagaagagtACCTGtctgtagtagtagtagtaggcTTCTTCTTGGGGGGGTCACTGGGCTTCTCCACAATCTGAGCCTCTGAATCCAAAAATAATAGGAGTAATTAAGAAAAACTAACTATCTTCTTCAGAAGAATTGTAAAATGGAATACATTGa
Coding sequences within:
- the LOC126714712 gene encoding high mobility group B protein 7-like; protein product: MAGGGVKGRKRVEASSEDAASTTSLLRARDGSAFARCEECKKDVPVALISMHCCSLDARIKLNLEAQIVEKPSDPPKKKPTTTTTDRKKSSSTEPKAKKAKTDKKSKDPNAPKRPQTAFFLFMDDFRKTYKEENPDSKGGKEVAKEGGEKWKSMTDEEKKPYMDKAAELKAEYGKAKLEANNAEEDEDGNGGSEKEVEEISDGE